Proteins from one Amycolatopsis benzoatilytica AK 16/65 genomic window:
- a CDS encoding alpha/beta fold hydrolase: MTGDSTRITWHTTTIEGRPAHYGTGGHGDHVVFLHGWGIADRACTKALQSLAASGLAVHAPALPGFGGTAELPRAERDLRGYARWVASFIARIGVPSPVTLIGYSFGGGVAIRTAHDSPELVRRLVLVNSIGGSSWADGRGVVKALAERPLWDWGLHLQADLMPGRQITRVLPVVLRDLVPNLARAPGAILHVAHLARTADLTDELAELNRRRLPIVIVWSRQDNVIPAATLRSLRTSLGDPRLVTVPGGHTWLMAEPKRFGEVITNILAFPDQPPGAA, translated from the coding sequence ATGACCGGGGACAGCACGCGGATAACCTGGCACACCACGACCATCGAAGGCCGGCCCGCTCATTACGGCACCGGCGGCCACGGTGACCACGTCGTGTTCCTGCACGGCTGGGGCATCGCCGACCGGGCCTGCACGAAAGCGCTGCAAAGTCTCGCCGCCAGCGGTCTCGCCGTCCACGCGCCCGCGCTACCCGGATTCGGCGGCACCGCGGAACTTCCGCGCGCCGAACGGGACCTGCGCGGCTACGCGCGCTGGGTCGCGTCCTTCATCGCTCGCATCGGGGTGCCCAGCCCGGTGACGCTCATCGGGTATTCGTTCGGCGGCGGCGTCGCGATCCGCACCGCGCACGACAGCCCGGAGCTCGTGCGGCGCCTGGTGCTGGTCAACTCGATCGGCGGGTCGTCCTGGGCCGACGGCCGCGGCGTCGTGAAAGCCCTCGCCGAGCGCCCGCTCTGGGACTGGGGACTGCATCTGCAGGCCGACCTGATGCCGGGGCGGCAGATCACCCGGGTGCTGCCGGTCGTGCTGCGCGATCTCGTCCCGAACCTGGCGCGCGCGCCCGGAGCCATCCTGCACGTCGCCCATCTGGCGCGCACGGCCGACCTGACCGACGAACTGGCGGAGCTGAACCGCCGCCGGCTGCCCATCGTGATCGTATGGAGCAGACAGGACAACGTGATCCCGGCCGCCACACTGCGCTCCTTGCGCACCAGCCTGGGCGACCCGCGGCTGGTCACGGTGCCCGGCGGGCACACGTGGCTGATGGCCGAGCCGAAGCGATTCGGCGAAGTCATCACCAATATCCTCGCCTTCCCCGACCAGCCGCCTGGCGCCGCCTGA
- the selB gene encoding selenocysteine-specific translation elongation factor produces MRVIATAGHVDHGKSALVRRLTGMEPDRWAEERRRGLTIDLGFAWTAIGGEPVAFVDVPGHERFVPNMLAGAGPAPAVLFVVAADEGWMPQSAEHLAALDAFGVRRGLLAVTKADRADPGPAAAAASRELSATALGELPAVAVSSTTGEGIDRLRDALAALMASLPQPDPGADLRLWLDRAFTVAGAGTVVTGTLAAGTIAVGDELVLNGKTVSVRGLQALGEDRPRVHGAARVAVNLRGVSRDEVRRGDVLLAPHAWRTTETLDVRVRGAASESLHRELVLHVGTAAVPAHVRPLGTDTARLALRRPLPLRIGDRGLLRDPGEHAIPAGVDVLDVCPPPLGRRGAARARAAELAVPDLAAEHLRRRGFVPAAEFRAIGLAPAGLRIGSWLADPQRFARLKEETRSVVAAWSRAHPVDAGMPAEALRQRLGLPAAELLAPLLDGLHQEGGRVRLPGSGLAPWLEAALDALDRRFAEQPFRAPEAAELSELGLGKRELAAAVRHGRLTEIAAGVVLGPDALRRAAEVLRQIEQPFTVSAAKRALQSTRRVAVPLLERLDAAGRTVPLADGTRRAR; encoded by the coding sequence ATGCGGGTGATCGCCACCGCCGGGCACGTGGACCACGGCAAATCGGCCCTCGTGCGGCGGCTGACCGGAATGGAACCGGACCGCTGGGCCGAGGAGCGGCGGCGCGGGCTCACCATCGACCTCGGGTTCGCCTGGACCGCGATCGGCGGCGAGCCGGTCGCCTTCGTCGACGTCCCCGGGCACGAACGGTTCGTGCCGAACATGCTCGCCGGAGCCGGCCCGGCGCCGGCGGTGCTCTTCGTCGTGGCCGCGGACGAGGGCTGGATGCCGCAGTCGGCCGAGCACCTGGCGGCGCTCGACGCGTTCGGCGTCCGCCGGGGTCTGCTCGCGGTCACGAAGGCCGATCGCGCCGATCCCGGCCCGGCGGCCGCGGCGGCCTCGCGCGAACTGTCCGCCACGGCGCTGGGCGAACTGCCCGCGGTCGCGGTGAGCAGCACGACTGGCGAAGGAATCGACCGCTTGCGCGACGCACTGGCCGCGCTCATGGCCAGCCTGCCCCAGCCCGATCCGGGCGCCGACCTGCGGCTGTGGCTCGACCGGGCGTTCACGGTGGCGGGCGCGGGCACCGTCGTGACCGGGACCCTCGCCGCGGGCACCATCGCCGTCGGCGACGAACTGGTCTTGAACGGCAAGACAGTGAGTGTCCGGGGCCTGCAAGCCCTCGGCGAAGACCGCCCGCGGGTGCACGGCGCAGCTCGGGTGGCGGTGAACCTGCGGGGAGTCTCCCGAGACGAGGTCCGGCGCGGCGACGTTCTGCTCGCTCCGCACGCGTGGCGCACGACCGAGACGCTCGACGTCCGGGTGCGCGGCGCTGCGTCGGAAAGCCTGCACCGCGAACTGGTTCTCCACGTAGGCACCGCCGCGGTGCCAGCGCACGTCCGTCCGCTCGGGACCGATACGGCCCGGCTCGCGCTGCGCCGCCCGCTGCCGCTGCGGATCGGCGACCGGGGACTGCTGCGCGACCCCGGCGAGCACGCCATTCCGGCTGGAGTGGACGTGCTGGACGTCTGCCCGCCGCCGCTCGGCCGGCGCGGCGCCGCGCGGGCGCGGGCGGCGGAACTGGCAGTTCCGGACCTCGCTGCCGAACACCTGCGTCGCCGAGGATTCGTCCCGGCCGCGGAATTCCGCGCGATCGGCCTCGCCCCCGCCGGGCTGCGGATCGGTTCCTGGCTGGCTGACCCGCAGCGGTTCGCCCGGCTGAAGGAAGAAACCCGGTCGGTCGTCGCGGCGTGGAGCCGGGCCCACCCGGTCGACGCCGGGATGCCCGCCGAAGCGTTGCGCCAGCGGCTCGGGCTTCCCGCCGCCGAACTGCTCGCGCCGTTGCTGGACGGCCTGCACCAGGAGGGCGGCCGCGTACGGCTGCCGGGCAGCGGGCTGGCCCCGTGGCTCGAGGCCGCGCTGGACGCGCTCGACCGCCGGTTCGCCGAGCAGCCCTTCCGCGCTCCGGAAGCCGCCGAGCTGAGCGAACTCGGCCTGGGCAAACGAGAACTCGCGGCGGCAGTGCGGCACGGCCGGCTGACCGAGATCGCGGCCGGGGTGGTGCTCGGCCCGGACGCGCTGCGCCGCGCGGCGGAAGTGCTGCGGCAGATCGAGCAGCCGTTCACGGTGTCGGCGGCGAAGCGGGCGTTGCAGTCGACCCGCCGGGTGGCGGTGCCGTTGCTGGAACGGCTGGACGCGGCCGGCCGGACGGTGCCCCTGGCAGACGGAACCCGTCGCGCCCGCTGA
- a CDS encoding DMT family transporter, which produces MKMDRGVAAGLGVVVLWASAFPAIQVAAPDLGVVGLSVVRLAVAAAGLLVAAVFTRVRLPRLPDLGWIIVAGFFGMTAYQLLLNESELQVPAGTASMIVAAAPLVSVAVARLLFRERITRATMIGSAVALSGVAIVCLSRAGVSVPAAVWIAVAAMVVQGIYHPLQRPLLRRYSGLEVATYTMVAGTAMTLPLLPSGWSELSGATAGGWLAAIYLGLLPSALGFVLWGVAVGRLPVAVSTSLLYLVPPVAVVIAWIWLGEVPLFTELTGGLVVLLGVVVISQGQRLLDRLRASQRKETQARVRLPR; this is translated from the coding sequence ATGAAGATGGATCGTGGCGTGGCCGCCGGGCTCGGCGTCGTGGTGCTGTGGGCCAGCGCCTTCCCGGCAATCCAGGTCGCGGCTCCCGACCTCGGGGTGGTCGGGCTGTCGGTCGTGCGGCTGGCGGTGGCCGCAGCCGGCTTGCTCGTCGCCGCCGTGTTCACCCGAGTACGGCTTCCGCGACTACCGGACCTGGGCTGGATCATCGTCGCCGGCTTCTTCGGCATGACCGCCTACCAGCTGCTGCTCAACGAAAGCGAACTGCAGGTGCCCGCGGGTACCGCGAGCATGATCGTGGCGGCTGCCCCGCTGGTGTCCGTGGCGGTGGCGCGGTTGCTGTTCCGGGAGCGGATCACCCGGGCCACGATGATCGGCAGCGCGGTGGCGCTGTCCGGGGTCGCGATCGTCTGCCTCTCCCGGGCAGGGGTATCGGTGCCCGCCGCGGTGTGGATCGCCGTGGCCGCGATGGTCGTGCAGGGCATCTACCACCCGTTGCAGCGACCGTTGCTCCGCCGCTACAGCGGCCTGGAGGTGGCGACCTACACGATGGTCGCCGGCACGGCGATGACCCTGCCGCTTCTGCCCAGCGGCTGGTCCGAGCTTTCCGGCGCGACGGCAGGCGGCTGGCTCGCGGCGATCTACCTCGGGCTCCTCCCCTCGGCCCTCGGCTTCGTGCTGTGGGGGGTCGCTGTCGGACGGCTCCCGGTCGCAGTGTCCACCTCGCTGCTGTACCTGGTTCCGCCGGTCGCCGTCGTCATCGCCTGGATCTGGCTGGGGGAAGTGCCGCTCTTCACCGAATTGACCGGTGGCTTGGTGGTGCTCCTGGGCGTCGTCGTTATCTCGCAAGGCCAGCGTCTCCTGGACCGCCTGCGCGCGTCCCAACGGAAGGAGACGCAGGCCCGCGTGCGTCTTCCACGCTGA
- a CDS encoding GAF and ANTAR domain-containing protein, protein MTYRPSTVAAPRGEPLPLLRALIDMADTLADDYELVNSLHRLAESCVTLFSASAAGLMVADRRGALTAVVASEPGAHRLDLLQQHSGHGPSVDAHRLGAPIRVDNLKYASAKWPLFAAEALAEGFQSAYALPLQRRADAVGALTLLGRENTTLPPDELHEARALTEITAIGIVHEREIRECHRLSEQLQNALNTRVVIEQAKGVLAHAGQIPMQEAFAQLRHYCRRNQQQMTTIATMLATNALSPEEILGD, encoded by the coding sequence ATGACCTACCGCCCTTCTACCGTCGCCGCTCCGCGGGGCGAGCCGCTCCCGCTGCTGCGCGCGTTGATCGACATGGCCGACACACTGGCCGACGACTACGAATTGGTGAACAGCCTGCACCGCCTGGCCGAGTCGTGTGTGACGTTGTTCAGCGCCTCGGCCGCCGGCCTGATGGTGGCCGACCGGCGCGGCGCGCTCACCGCCGTCGTCGCGTCCGAGCCGGGCGCGCACCGCCTCGATCTGCTGCAGCAGCACAGCGGGCACGGCCCCTCGGTCGATGCCCACCGCTTAGGCGCACCGATCCGCGTGGACAACCTGAAATACGCCTCCGCGAAATGGCCGCTGTTCGCCGCCGAAGCACTCGCCGAAGGATTCCAGTCGGCATACGCACTTCCTTTGCAGAGAAGGGCAGACGCGGTCGGCGCGCTCACCTTGCTCGGCCGCGAAAACACCACGCTGCCACCCGACGAGCTGCACGAGGCCCGTGCCTTGACCGAGATCACCGCGATCGGAATCGTGCACGAGCGAGAGATCCGGGAGTGCCACCGATTGTCCGAGCAGCTGCAGAACGCACTCAACACCCGGGTCGTCATCGAGCAGGCGAAGGGCGTCCTCGCGCACGCCGGGCAGATCCCGATGCAGGAGGCGTTCGCACAGCTGCGCCACTACTGCCGCCGCAACCAGCAGCAAATGACCACCATCGCCACGATGCTCGCTACCAACGCCCTGTCGCCCGAAGAAATTCTCGGCGACTAG
- a CDS encoding multicopper oxidase domain-containing protein — translation MRQQVWTYNGTVPGPLLHGRVGDLFTVRVINSSDMPHSIDFHASQISPDAAMRPIPPGGELTYSFRAEHAGIWLYHCATAPMIQHLAMGMYGAVVIDPPTLAPAEASEVLLQSEFYLGQGGGVPAMSQLLAADPNLVVFNGYANQYRSAPIHVRAGARIRLWVLDAGPSEPSAFHVVGAQFDTVFKEGGYQLRPGNAVDGAAQELDLQPGEGGFVELTLPQPGTYPVITHRLADAERGAMGSIVAGS, via the coding sequence GTGCGCCAACAGGTCTGGACCTATAACGGCACCGTGCCCGGACCGTTGCTGCACGGCCGCGTCGGCGACCTGTTCACCGTACGCGTGATCAACAGCAGCGACATGCCGCACTCCATCGACTTCCACGCCAGCCAGATCAGCCCCGACGCCGCGATGCGGCCCATCCCGCCGGGAGGCGAACTGACCTACTCCTTCCGCGCCGAGCACGCCGGAATCTGGCTCTACCACTGTGCGACCGCACCGATGATCCAGCATCTGGCGATGGGCATGTACGGCGCGGTCGTGATCGACCCGCCCACGCTGGCGCCCGCCGAGGCGTCCGAGGTGCTCCTGCAGTCCGAGTTCTACCTCGGCCAGGGCGGCGGCGTGCCGGCGATGTCGCAGCTGCTCGCCGCGGACCCGAATCTCGTGGTGTTCAACGGATACGCCAACCAGTACCGCTCCGCGCCGATCCACGTCCGCGCCGGAGCGCGCATCCGGCTGTGGGTACTCGACGCCGGCCCCAGCGAACCCAGCGCTTTCCACGTCGTCGGAGCCCAGTTCGACACCGTCTTCAAGGAAGGCGGCTACCAACTGCGGCCCGGGAACGCCGTCGACGGCGCCGCCCAGGAACTGGACCTGCAACCAGGAGAAGGCGGCTTCGTGGAGCTGACCCTCCCCCAGCCCGGCACCTACCCCGTCATCACGCACCGGCTCGCCGACGCCGAACGCGGTGCCATGGGCAGCATCGTCGCCGGCTCCTGA
- a CDS encoding TetR family transcriptional regulator codes for MTGPDARERIIVAAERLIAERGVEVPLRDIAIAAGQRNNSAVQYYFGTRDGLISAVADYRISALEQRRREMLAEYEATGAQPDVRALVSALVQPMLAIPYEHGATHYARFLEQVRAHSSLSAAENLRRAERASVRMIVTSLDRALAPMPPALRKRRLRVLPTVLFALLADRERARLPGESAADSSVGDGELVDLIVGLLTAPVGG; via the coding sequence GTGACCGGTCCGGACGCCAGAGAGCGCATCATCGTCGCGGCGGAGCGATTGATCGCCGAGCGCGGAGTCGAGGTGCCGTTGCGCGACATCGCGATCGCGGCCGGTCAGCGCAACAACTCGGCCGTGCAGTACTACTTCGGCACTCGCGACGGCCTGATCAGCGCGGTTGCCGACTACCGCATCTCCGCACTCGAACAGCGCCGCCGGGAGATGCTCGCGGAATACGAGGCGACGGGTGCGCAACCGGACGTTCGGGCCCTGGTGTCCGCACTGGTGCAGCCGATGCTCGCGATTCCCTACGAACACGGCGCCACTCACTACGCCCGCTTCCTCGAGCAGGTTCGCGCCCACTCGTCGCTGTCCGCGGCGGAGAACCTCCGCCGAGCGGAGCGGGCGTCTGTCCGGATGATCGTCACCAGCCTCGACCGCGCGCTGGCCCCCATGCCGCCCGCGCTCCGGAAGCGTCGGCTGCGCGTTCTCCCGACCGTGCTGTTCGCTTTGCTCGCCGACCGCGAACGCGCCCGCCTTCCCGGTGAATCGGCGGCGGACTCGTCGGTCGGCGACGGGGAACTGGTCGACCTGATCGTCGGCCTGCTCACCGCTCCGGTCGGCGGCTGA
- the selD gene encoding selenide, water dikinase SelD — protein sequence MTTTTRLTHYAHGGGCACKIPPGELEDMVRGLAVAPPAGAAGELLVGLGAGDDAAAVRISGGTALIATTDFFTPVVDDPYDWGRIAAANALSDVYAMGGTPVVAVNLLGWPREVLPFDLAREVLRGGLDVCSAAACHLAGGHSVDDPEPKYGLAVTGVADPDRLLRNDSGRPGVPLTLTKPLGIGVLNTRHKATGQRFPQAIAAMTELNDRAARAAVAAGAVCATDVTGFGLLGHLHKLARASGVTARVDPAAVPYLDGARDALRDGYVSGGTRRNLDWVRPHADLSRVSEEEALLLADAQTSGGLLVAGEVPGHPVIGELAPRSQFSVVLG from the coding sequence ATGACGACGACAACCCGGCTGACGCACTATGCGCACGGCGGTGGCTGCGCGTGCAAGATCCCGCCCGGCGAACTGGAGGACATGGTCCGCGGACTCGCCGTCGCCCCGCCCGCGGGCGCGGCCGGCGAACTGCTGGTGGGCCTCGGCGCCGGCGACGACGCGGCGGCGGTACGCATTTCCGGCGGCACCGCGCTGATCGCGACCACTGACTTCTTCACCCCGGTGGTCGACGACCCGTACGACTGGGGCCGCATCGCCGCCGCCAACGCGCTCTCGGACGTGTACGCGATGGGCGGCACGCCGGTCGTCGCGGTCAACCTGCTGGGCTGGCCGCGCGAGGTGCTGCCGTTCGACCTCGCCCGGGAGGTGCTGCGCGGCGGACTCGACGTGTGCTCGGCTGCTGCTTGCCACCTCGCCGGCGGACACAGCGTCGACGACCCGGAGCCCAAGTACGGTCTCGCGGTGACCGGCGTCGCCGATCCGGATCGCCTGCTGCGCAACGATTCCGGCCGCCCCGGCGTTCCGCTCACCCTGACCAAGCCGCTCGGCATCGGCGTGCTCAACACCCGGCACAAGGCCACCGGGCAACGGTTCCCGCAGGCGATCGCCGCGATGACCGAACTGAACGACCGCGCGGCACGCGCCGCGGTGGCCGCGGGCGCGGTGTGCGCCACCGACGTGACCGGGTTCGGGCTGCTCGGCCACCTGCACAAACTCGCCCGGGCCAGCGGAGTGACCGCCCGGGTGGATCCCGCCGCGGTGCCGTACCTCGACGGCGCGCGCGACGCCCTGCGGGACGGCTATGTCAGCGGCGGCACGCGGCGCAACCTCGACTGGGTCCGCCCGCACGCGGACCTGTCCCGGGTCAGCGAGGAGGAGGCCCTGCTCCTCGCCGACGCGCAGACCTCGGGCGGGCTGCTGGTGGCCGGGGAAGTTCCGGGGCATCCGGTGATCGGCGAACTCGCGCCGCGATCGCAGTTCTCGGTGGTGCTCGGCTGA
- the selA gene encoding L-seryl-tRNA(Sec) selenium transferase, with protein MTDPRRAIPRTDVLLAEPSIADAARHLGRRRVKAVVAASQQRARDGEITPAAVVEDVLAHLPGQVSSLQPVLNATGVIVHTNLGRAPLSAAALEAVVAAAGTTDVEFDLAAGNRARRGRGALAALREAAPDAGAVHVVNNNAAALLLCALTLAPGREIVVSRGELVEIGDGFRIPDLLASTGARLREVGTTNRTRVSDYESAIGPETGFVLKVHPSNYRVSGFTSEATVAELAGLGAPLVVDIGSGLLAPHPRLPGEPDAATALRAGADLVTASGDKLLGGPQAGLLLGDAELVARLRRHPAARALRVDKLTLAALEATLRGPRSPVREALEADAASLRERAAALCAELTGVPAEVVPSVATVGGGGAPGVELPSAAVALPERYAAALRQGKPPVVGRLVHGKCLLDLRTVPPAEDVRLAAAVRRCG; from the coding sequence GTGACCGATCCGCGCCGGGCGATTCCGCGTACCGACGTGCTGCTCGCCGAACCGAGCATCGCGGACGCGGCGCGACACCTCGGGCGGCGACGGGTGAAAGCCGTCGTCGCCGCTTCTCAGCAGCGGGCGCGAGACGGCGAGATCACGCCAGCAGCGGTGGTCGAGGACGTGCTGGCCCACCTGCCCGGACAAGTTTCCTCGCTGCAGCCGGTGCTCAACGCCACCGGCGTGATCGTCCACACGAACCTGGGGCGCGCCCCGCTTTCGGCCGCCGCGCTGGAGGCGGTCGTAGCCGCGGCCGGGACGACGGACGTCGAGTTCGACCTCGCGGCCGGCAACCGGGCGCGGCGCGGGCGAGGAGCGCTGGCAGCGTTGCGCGAAGCCGCGCCCGACGCGGGCGCGGTGCATGTAGTGAACAACAACGCGGCCGCGCTGCTGCTGTGCGCGCTGACGCTCGCGCCCGGCCGCGAGATCGTGGTGAGCCGCGGCGAACTCGTGGAAATCGGCGACGGGTTCCGGATCCCGGATCTGCTCGCCTCGACCGGCGCGCGGCTGCGCGAGGTCGGCACGACCAACCGCACCCGGGTCTCGGACTACGAGTCCGCGATCGGTCCCGAGACCGGATTCGTGCTCAAGGTGCATCCGTCGAACTACCGGGTCAGCGGGTTCACGTCGGAGGCGACGGTGGCCGAACTGGCCGGACTCGGCGCGCCGCTGGTCGTGGACATCGGCTCTGGCCTGCTTGCCCCGCACCCCCGGTTGCCCGGCGAACCGGACGCGGCGACCGCCCTGCGCGCCGGCGCCGACCTGGTCACCGCCAGCGGCGACAAACTGCTCGGCGGACCGCAAGCCGGATTGCTGCTCGGCGACGCGGAACTCGTCGCACGATTGCGGCGGCATCCGGCGGCACGGGCGTTGCGGGTCGACAAACTGACCCTCGCCGCGCTGGAAGCGACCTTGCGCGGTCCGCGCAGCCCGGTGCGGGAGGCGCTGGAGGCGGACGCGGCCAGTCTGCGCGAACGCGCCGCAGCGCTCTGCGCGGAGCTGACCGGGGTGCCCGCCGAGGTGGTGCCCTCGGTCGCGACGGTCGGCGGCGGCGGCGCTCCGGGAGTGGAACTGCCGAGTGCGGCCGTCGCGCTGCCGGAGCGCTACGCCGCCGCGTTGCGCCAGGGCAAGCCGCCGGTGGTCGGCCGGCTCGTGCACGGAAAATGCCTGCTGGACTTGCGGACGGTGCCGCCGGCCGAAGACGTCCGCCTGGCCGCCGCGGTGCGCCGATGCGGGTGA
- a CDS encoding SDR family oxidoreductase, with translation MTMDLFRLPGAVAVVTGAGRGIGAASAVALAEAGADVVLSARTESQLTEVAGRVEALGRRAVVVPADLSDPTAAAGLAQTAVDQLGRLDVVVNNVGGTLPNTFLTTTTEFLDEAFRFNVTTAHALTQAAVPHLLASGGGSVVNISSVMGKLAGRGFLAYGTAKAALAHYTELAAVDLAPLIRVNAIAVGSTLTSALEIVANDEKIRTKMEAATPLRRLGKPEEVAAAVVFLASPASGYTTGSLLRVDGGIGAPNLELGLPDLTSPNA, from the coding sequence ATGACGATGGACTTGTTTCGGTTGCCCGGAGCGGTGGCCGTGGTGACTGGCGCCGGTCGCGGAATCGGAGCGGCCTCGGCGGTCGCGCTCGCCGAAGCCGGCGCGGACGTGGTGCTCAGCGCGCGCACCGAAAGCCAGCTGACCGAGGTCGCCGGCCGGGTGGAAGCGCTCGGCCGGCGTGCGGTCGTGGTGCCCGCTGATCTTTCCGATCCCACTGCTGCGGCCGGTCTCGCGCAGACCGCCGTCGACCAGCTCGGACGGCTCGACGTGGTGGTGAACAACGTGGGCGGCACCTTGCCGAACACGTTCCTCACCACGACGACGGAGTTTCTCGACGAAGCGTTCCGGTTCAACGTGACCACCGCCCACGCGCTGACTCAAGCGGCGGTTCCCCATCTGCTGGCGAGCGGCGGCGGTTCGGTGGTGAACATCTCGTCGGTCATGGGCAAGCTCGCCGGGCGCGGTTTTCTCGCGTACGGCACCGCGAAGGCGGCCCTGGCGCACTACACTGAACTCGCCGCGGTCGACCTCGCACCGCTGATCCGGGTCAACGCCATCGCCGTGGGATCGACCCTGACCTCGGCGCTGGAGATCGTCGCGAACGACGAGAAGATCCGCACCAAGATGGAAGCGGCGACCCCGCTGCGCCGGTTGGGCAAGCCGGAGGAAGTCGCTGCCGCCGTGGTATTCCTGGCTTCGCCCGCCTCCGGCTACACGACCGGATCGCTGCTGCGGGTCGACGGCGGGATCGGCGCCCCCAACCTCGAACTCGGCCTCCCGGACCTCACCAGCCCGAACGCCTGA
- a CDS encoding DUF779 domain-containing protein, translated as MNVHHPERVTATTAARDAIAALRAARGPVMFVQSDGGRGGSVPLCFPAGEFLVDPHDVLLGQIDGAAFYLDARLDEEWGHGNYVLDVADGEPETFSLPAGSHRHFVTHVQLEQGVS; from the coding sequence ATGAACGTGCACCACCCCGAGCGGGTCACCGCGACGACGGCGGCCCGCGACGCGATCGCCGCGTTGCGAGCCGCCCGCGGCCCGGTGATGTTCGTCCAGTCCGACGGCGGCCGCGGCGGCAGTGTCCCGTTGTGCTTTCCCGCCGGCGAGTTCCTCGTCGACCCTCACGACGTCCTGCTCGGTCAGATCGACGGCGCCGCCTTCTACCTCGACGCCCGGCTCGACGAGGAATGGGGGCACGGGAACTACGTTCTCGACGTCGCCGACGGCGAGCCCGAAACCTTCTCCCTGCCCGCTGGCTCCCACCGTCACTTCGTCACCCATGTGCAACTCGAACAAGGCGTCTCGTAG
- a CDS encoding DUF488 domain-containing protein: protein MNTHIACRRIYDQPARSDGVRVLVDRVWPRGMRKENAHLDEWLREVAPSTELRHWYGHDPARFAEFRRRYLAELGESPRREAARHLRLVARQHDLTLLTATRDLEHSQAAVLVEWLAPDSGRTA, encoded by the coding sequence GTGAATACGCACATCGCTTGTCGCAGAATTTATGACCAGCCAGCCCGGTCGGACGGGGTGCGGGTGCTGGTGGACCGCGTGTGGCCGCGAGGGATGCGCAAGGAGAACGCGCACCTGGACGAGTGGCTGCGCGAGGTGGCGCCGTCCACCGAGCTGCGCCATTGGTACGGGCATGACCCCGCGCGGTTCGCCGAGTTCCGCCGCCGCTACCTGGCCGAGCTCGGCGAGTCCCCGCGACGAGAGGCCGCCCGGCACCTTCGCCTGGTCGCCCGTCAACACGACCTGACGTTGCTGACCGCGACGCGGGATCTCGAGCACAGCCAGGCGGCCGTCCTCGTCGAGTGGCTGGCCCCGGACTCCGGTCGGACGGCCTGA
- a CDS encoding LysR family transcriptional regulator, whose translation MIDVRKLGMLAALDRLGTLAAVAGELHLTAPGISMQLSALERELGITLTERQGRRLALTPAGRLLAAHGRDVLDRLSLAELEVDALRRGATGSYRLVAFPSAARTFVADAWSRLRVEDAAIELSLATPEPEDALAALVAGRADLAVIHSYSNVPRTLPDGVDADPLAVEQVWLALPEDDPAAAAEVDLVAFDAHSWLAPPGDLTCFDMVERACGLAGFRPRVVAESADFAAQLELVAAGAGVALVPDLAVAAVPRGVRLARVRSPLSRHLFAACRTARRGDPGLDRLTRLLRESARARVREHAPS comes from the coding sequence ATGATAGATGTCCGGAAGCTCGGGATGCTCGCGGCGCTGGACCGGCTCGGCACGCTCGCCGCGGTCGCCGGGGAACTGCACCTGACCGCGCCCGGGATTTCCATGCAGCTCAGCGCTCTGGAACGGGAGCTCGGGATCACGCTCACCGAGCGCCAGGGCAGACGGCTGGCGCTCACTCCCGCGGGAAGGCTGCTGGCCGCTCACGGCCGAGACGTTCTCGACCGGCTCTCCCTTGCCGAGCTCGAAGTGGACGCCCTTCGCCGCGGTGCCACCGGCTCGTACCGACTTGTCGCTTTTCCCTCGGCCGCGCGGACATTCGTCGCCGATGCGTGGAGCCGGCTGCGAGTTGAAGACGCGGCCATAGAGCTGTCCCTGGCGACACCGGAGCCCGAGGACGCGTTGGCAGCGCTGGTAGCCGGACGCGCCGACCTGGCGGTAATCCACTCGTACTCGAACGTGCCGCGCACCCTGCCGGACGGCGTCGACGCCGATCCTCTTGCCGTCGAGCAAGTCTGGCTGGCGCTGCCGGAAGACGACCCGGCGGCCGCCGCGGAGGTCGACCTGGTCGCCTTCGACGCCCACTCCTGGCTCGCGCCGCCGGGGGACTTGACCTGTTTCGACATGGTGGAGCGGGCGTGCGGCCTGGCCGGCTTCCGTCCGCGCGTGGTCGCGGAGTCGGCGGACTTCGCCGCGCAGCTCGAGCTGGTCGCCGCGGGCGCGGGTGTCGCGCTGGTGCCCGACCTGGCCGTCGCCGCGGTCCCGCGCGGCGTCCGCCTCGCCCGAGTGCGCAGCCCGCTGAGCCGCCACCTGTTCGCCGCCTGCCGTACCGCCCGGCGTGGCGATCCGGGGCTCGACCGGCTGACCCGCCTGCTCCGAGAGTCCGCACGGGCCAGGGTCCGCGAGCACGCGCCGAGCTAG